Proteins from one Lacrimispora sphenoides genomic window:
- the mutY gene encoding A/G-specific adenine glycosylase, with amino-acid sequence MKNHSLYDQLQVLEPQEKELGARERLKAMERPLLSWYREHARALPWRDKPEPYRVWISEIMLQQTRVEAVKPYFQRFMEALPGINDLAAVPEDRLLKLWEGLGYYSRAKNLKKTAELLVEQYGGELPASYEELKKLPGIGSYTAGAIASIAFGIPVPAVDGNVLRVVSRVTGSREDILKQAVKSRMEEELKAVMPEQAASSYNQGLIEIGAIVCVPNGSPLCSQCPLASICIARIKDLTGEIPVKTPKKARRAEDKTVMLLWQDGRVAIRRRDDTGLLASLYEFPNVEGHLEEEALLARLGVEEAKITPLPAAKHVFSHVEWHMIGFRIELGERPNGDFLWVTAEDLKKTYSLPGAFKTYTKLIR; translated from the coding sequence ATGAAGAACCATTCGCTTTATGATCAATTACAGGTTTTAGAACCTCAGGAAAAAGAACTGGGCGCCAGAGAGCGTTTAAAGGCCATGGAACGCCCGCTTTTATCCTGGTACAGGGAGCATGCCAGGGCCCTTCCATGGAGGGACAAGCCGGAACCATACCGGGTATGGATATCGGAAATCATGCTCCAACAGACCAGAGTGGAGGCTGTAAAACCTTATTTCCAGCGCTTTATGGAGGCCTTACCAGGAATCAATGATCTGGCGGCAGTGCCGGAAGACCGGTTACTGAAACTCTGGGAGGGGCTTGGATATTACAGCAGGGCAAAAAATCTAAAGAAAACAGCAGAGCTTCTTGTAGAGCAGTATGGCGGAGAGCTTCCGGCATCCTACGAGGAGCTTAAAAAGCTTCCGGGGATCGGGTCTTACACCGCAGGTGCGATTGCGTCCATCGCTTTTGGCATTCCGGTCCCGGCGGTTGACGGCAATGTTTTGCGGGTTGTTTCCAGAGTAACAGGCAGCAGGGAAGACATATTAAAGCAGGCAGTCAAAAGCCGTATGGAAGAGGAATTAAAGGCAGTAATGCCAGAACAGGCTGCCAGCTCTTATAATCAGGGCCTCATTGAAATCGGAGCGATTGTCTGCGTGCCAAACGGTTCGCCCCTGTGCAGCCAATGTCCCCTGGCTTCCATCTGCATTGCAAGAATCAAGGACCTTACCGGTGAGATTCCGGTGAAAACGCCTAAAAAGGCCCGCAGGGCGGAGGATAAGACGGTAATGCTCCTGTGGCAGGATGGACGGGTTGCCATCCGCAGGCGGGATGATACAGGGCTTTTGGCTTCTCTTTATGAGTTCCCAAATGTGGAGGGGCATTTAGAAGAGGAAGCGCTGCTTGCCAGGCTGGGAGTAGAGGAGGCCAAAATAACGCCTCTTCCTGCTGCAAAGCATGTATTCAGCCATGTGGAATGGCATATGATAGGATTTCGGATTGAACTTGGAGAACGGCCCAATGGAGATTTTTTATGGGTTACTGCGGAAGACTTAAAAAAAACTTATTCCCTGCCAGGTGCATTTAAGACGTATACAAAATTGATCAGGTGA
- the gltB gene encoding glutamate synthase large subunit: MDKGLQSPNKKELPGLYDPRFEHDNCGIGAVANIKGVKSHRTVDQALHIVENLEHRAGKDAEGKTGDGVGIMLQISHKFFKKVTKPLGIELGEEREYGVGMFFFPQDELARNQAKKMFEIIVKKEGLEFTGWRDVPIHPELIGAKAVDCMPCIAQGFVKKPADTARGLEFDRKLYVSRRIFEQSNDNTYVVSLSSRTIVYKGMFLVKELRKFFPDLQDKDYESAIAVVHSRFSTNTNPSWMRAHPNRLIVHNGEINTIRGNVDKMMAREENMESEYFRYDMHKVLPIINQEGSDSAMLDNALEFMMMSGMDLPLSVMVTIPAPWEHDKSMPQEIKDFYRYYATMMEPWDGPASIVFSDGDLVGAVLDRNGLRPSRYYITDEDQMILASEVGAIDIEQSHVVRKERLRPGKMLLIDTVKGCLVSDEELKEYYAARQPYGEWLDSNLIELRKLPIPNIGVPAMNREERAKLQKTYGYTYEEYKTMILPMALNGAEAVSAMGADSPLAVLSKKQQPLFNYFKQLFAQVTNPPIDSIREEIVTSTTVYVGEEGNILEETAENCKILKVNNPILTCTDLLKIKNMKKPGFKVEVIPVTYYKNTSLEKAIDRLFLEVDRAHHDGANIIILSDRDIDENHLPIPSLLAVSALQQHLVKTKKRTSVALILESGEPREVHHFATLLGYGACAINPYLAQESIRSLIEKGMLDKDYYAAVEDYNAAVLHGIVKIASKMGISTIQSYQGAQIFEAIGISKKVIDKYFTDTVSRVGGITLDDIANDVDVLHSAAFDPLGLDVDLTLDSVGSHKERAGQEEHLYNPLTIHLLQEAARTGSYETFKEYTHALTEEGQTVNLRSLLDFDYSKTKEIPLEEVESEESIVKRFKTGAMSYGSISQEAHETLAIAMNRIHGKSNSGEGGESLERLTTGPDGVNRCSAIKQVASGRFGVTSRYLVSAKEIQIKMAQGAKPGEGGQLPGGKVYPWVAKTRHSTTGVGLISPPPHHDIYSIEDLAQLIYDLKNSNTNARISVKLVSEAGVGTVAAGVAKAGAQVILISAFDGGTGAAPRNSIYNAGLPWELGVAEAHQTLIMNGLRDKVILETDGKLMTGRDVAIACALGAEEFGFATAPLVTMGCVMMRVCNLDTCPVGIATQNPELRKRFKGKPEHVINFMNFIAKELREYMAKLGIHTVDELVGRTDLLKKKASIPSERAGKVDFSAILGNSYAGQKLLGYDKKQVYDFELEKTMDEKIILKKLRDALRAGQKKSLHIDISNTDRALGTIFGSEITRLYPDGLLEDTFTINCTGSGGQSFGAFIPKGLTLELVGDSNDYFGKGLSGGKLVVYPPQGVKFKAEDNIIIGNVALYGATNGKAFICGIAGERFCVRNSGATAVVEGVGDHGCEYMTGGRVVVLGPTGKNFAAGMSGGIAYVLDEKRDLYKRLNKEMVSFEEVSNKYDVLELKDMIKEHVAYTNSAKGKEILDNFGEYLPKFKKVMPHDYRRMLNTIVQMEEKGLSSEQAQIEAFYANTKK, from the coding sequence ATGGATAAAGGTTTACAATCCCCTAATAAAAAGGAGTTGCCGGGCCTATATGATCCCCGCTTTGAGCATGATAACTGCGGCATCGGAGCCGTGGCCAACATAAAAGGCGTGAAGAGTCACAGGACCGTGGATCAGGCTCTCCATATCGTAGAGAACCTGGAACACCGTGCAGGAAAGGATGCGGAAGGAAAGACAGGAGACGGAGTTGGAATCATGCTTCAGATCTCCCATAAGTTTTTTAAAAAGGTAACAAAGCCTCTGGGCATTGAGCTTGGTGAGGAGAGGGAATATGGTGTTGGCATGTTTTTCTTTCCTCAGGACGAGCTTGCCAGAAATCAAGCCAAAAAGATGTTTGAGATCATTGTAAAGAAAGAGGGACTTGAATTTACTGGCTGGAGAGATGTGCCCATTCATCCGGAGCTGATCGGCGCCAAAGCTGTGGACTGTATGCCATGCATAGCCCAGGGCTTTGTAAAAAAGCCAGCTGATACGGCCAGAGGATTGGAGTTTGACCGGAAACTTTATGTATCAAGGCGGATTTTTGAACAGAGCAACGACAATACCTATGTGGTTTCCTTAAGCAGCAGAACCATTGTATATAAGGGTATGTTTCTGGTGAAGGAACTTAGGAAATTTTTTCCGGACCTCCAGGATAAGGATTATGAATCTGCCATTGCAGTGGTTCATTCCAGGTTCAGTACCAATACAAACCCCAGCTGGATGAGAGCCCATCCCAACCGCCTTATTGTTCATAATGGTGAGATCAATACCATTCGCGGAAATGTGGATAAGATGATGGCCAGGGAAGAGAATATGGAGTCCGAGTATTTCCGGTATGACATGCATAAGGTCCTTCCAATCATTAACCAGGAAGGTTCCGATTCTGCCATGCTTGATAATGCGCTGGAATTTATGATGATGAGCGGAATGGATCTTCCACTTTCTGTCATGGTGACCATTCCTGCACCTTGGGAGCATGACAAATCCATGCCTCAGGAAATCAAGGATTTTTACCGTTACTATGCAACCATGATGGAACCCTGGGATGGACCGGCTTCCATCGTATTCAGTGACGGCGACCTGGTTGGGGCCGTACTGGACCGCAATGGCCTTCGTCCGTCCAGATATTACATTACCGATGAGGACCAGATGATCCTGGCTTCTGAGGTAGGCGCCATTGATATTGAGCAGAGCCATGTGGTGAGAAAAGAGCGCCTTCGTCCAGGCAAGATGCTTCTCATTGATACAGTTAAGGGATGCCTGGTCAGCGATGAGGAGCTGAAAGAATATTATGCGGCCCGCCAGCCTTATGGGGAATGGCTGGATTCCAATCTAATTGAGCTGAGAAAGCTGCCCATCCCCAATATAGGGGTTCCTGCTATGAACAGAGAGGAAAGGGCAAAGCTGCAGAAGACTTATGGTTATACCTATGAGGAATACAAAACCATGATCCTTCCCATGGCCTTAAACGGTGCGGAAGCAGTTTCTGCCATGGGAGCAGACAGTCCTCTGGCGGTATTAAGCAAAAAGCAGCAGCCTCTGTTTAACTATTTCAAACAGCTCTTTGCCCAGGTTACCAATCCGCCCATTGACTCCATCCGGGAAGAGATCGTTACATCTACTACGGTTTATGTGGGTGAGGAAGGAAATATCCTGGAGGAGACGGCGGAAAACTGCAAGATCCTGAAGGTCAATAATCCCATTCTTACCTGTACGGACCTGCTGAAAATTAAAAATATGAAGAAGCCTGGCTTTAAGGTAGAAGTGATTCCCGTTACCTACTATAAAAATACTTCCCTGGAAAAAGCAATTGACAGGCTGTTTCTGGAAGTAGACCGGGCTCACCATGATGGCGCGAATATCATCATTTTGTCTGACCGGGATATTGACGAAAACCATTTGCCCATCCCTTCCCTGCTTGCGGTATCGGCTTTGCAGCAGCATCTGGTAAAAACAAAAAAGAGGACTTCTGTGGCGCTTATACTGGAAAGCGGAGAGCCAAGAGAAGTACATCACTTTGCCACCTTGCTGGGATATGGAGCCTGTGCCATTAACCCCTACCTGGCCCAGGAATCCATCCGTTCCCTCATTGAAAAGGGCATGCTGGATAAAGATTATTATGCAGCCGTAGAGGATTATAATGCGGCAGTTCTACATGGCATCGTAAAAATTGCTTCCAAGATGGGGATATCTACCATACAGTCCTACCAGGGAGCCCAGATTTTTGAGGCAATCGGCATTTCAAAGAAAGTGATTGACAAATATTTTACAGATACGGTGAGCAGAGTGGGAGGCATCACCCTGGATGACATAGCCAATGATGTGGATGTCCTTCACTCAGCTGCCTTTGATCCCCTTGGCCTTGACGTGGATTTAACCCTGGACAGTGTGGGAAGCCATAAGGAGAGGGCAGGGCAAGAGGAACATTTATACAATCCTCTTACCATCCATCTTTTACAGGAAGCGGCCAGGACCGGGAGCTACGAAACTTTCAAAGAATATACCCATGCCTTGACAGAAGAGGGGCAGACGGTTAATTTAAGAAGTCTTTTGGACTTTGATTACTCCAAGACAAAGGAAATACCTTTGGAAGAGGTAGAAAGCGAAGAATCCATAGTTAAACGGTTTAAAACGGGAGCTATGTCCTACGGATCCATTTCCCAGGAAGCCCATGAAACCCTGGCGATTGCCATGAACCGGATTCATGGAAAATCCAACAGTGGTGAGGGTGGCGAAAGCCTGGAGCGTCTGACCACAGGTCCGGACGGCGTAAACCGGTGTTCTGCCATTAAGCAGGTTGCTTCCGGGCGCTTTGGCGTAACCTCAAGGTATCTGGTCAGTGCCAAAGAAATCCAGATTAAAATGGCCCAGGGAGCGAAGCCGGGAGAAGGAGGTCAGCTTCCAGGCGGAAAGGTATATCCATGGGTTGCCAAAACCAGGCATTCCACTACTGGAGTAGGCCTTATTTCCCCGCCGCCTCACCATGATATCTATTCCATTGAGGATCTGGCCCAGCTGATTTATGACTTGAAAAATTCCAATACCAATGCCAGAATCTCCGTAAAACTGGTTTCTGAGGCAGGTGTGGGTACAGTCGCCGCCGGTGTTGCAAAGGCAGGTGCACAAGTAATCCTCATTTCCGCCTTTGACGGCGGAACCGGAGCGGCTCCGAGAAACTCCATTTATAATGCAGGGCTTCCATGGGAACTTGGTGTAGCGGAGGCCCATCAGACTCTGATTATGAATGGGTTAAGGGATAAGGTGATCCTGGAGACAGACGGGAAGCTGATGACGGGGCGGGATGTTGCCATTGCCTGTGCACTGGGTGCTGAGGAGTTCGGTTTTGCTACAGCCCCTCTTGTGACCATGGGTTGTGTCATGATGAGAGTCTGTAATCTGGATACTTGCCCGGTGGGCATTGCTACCCAGAATCCGGAGCTGAGGAAGCGCTTTAAGGGAAAACCGGAGCACGTAATCAACTTCATGAATTTTATTGCCAAAGAGCTTCGGGAATATATGGCAAAGCTTGGTATCCACACCGTTGATGAACTTGTGGGAAGGACGGATTTGTTAAAGAAGAAAGCCAGTATTCCTTCTGAAAGAGCCGGAAAGGTGGATTTTTCCGCTATCTTGGGAAATTCCTATGCAGGGCAGAAGCTTTTAGGATACGATAAGAAGCAGGTGTATGATTTTGAACTGGAGAAAACCATGGATGAGAAGATCATCCTTAAGAAATTAAGAGATGCTCTGCGGGCCGGTCAGAAAAAGAGCCTTCATATCGATATTTCCAATACGGATCGGGCCCTGGGTACCATATTTGGCTCGGAAATTACCAGACTTTATCCGGATGGGCTTTTGGAGGATACCTTTACCATCAACTGTACGGGCAGCGGCGGTCAGAGCTTTGGAGCCTTTATACCAAAAGGCCTTACTTTAGAGCTGGTGGGCGACAGCAACGATTATTTTGGAAAAGGACTTTCCGGCGGCAAGCTGGTGGTCTATCCGCCTCAGGGCGTTAAATTTAAGGCCGAGGATAACATTATCATCGGAAATGTGGCCTTATACGGCGCTACAAACGGAAAGGCATTCATCTGCGGGATCGCAGGCGAACGTTTCTGCGTACGGAACTCTGGTGCGACCGCTGTTGTGGAAGGCGTGGGAGACCATGGCTGTGAATACATGACAGGCGGGCGTGTGGTGGTGCTGGGCCCCACCGGCAAGAATTTTGCTGCCGGTATGAGCGGCGGCATCGCCTATGTTCTGGATGAAAAGAGAGATTTATATAAGAGGCTTAATAAGGAAATGGTTTCCTTTGAAGAGGTCTCCAATAAATATGATGTTCTTGAATTAAAAGACATGATTAAAGAACATGTGGCTTACACCAATTCCGCTAAAGGAAAAGAGATTCTTGATAACTTCGGAGAGTATCTTCCTAAGTTTAAGAAGGTCATGCCTCATGATTACAGACGCATGCTGAACACCATCGTTCAGATGGAGGAAAAAGGGTTAAGCAGCGAACAGGCACAGATTGAAGCATTTTATGCAAACACAAAAAAGTAA
- a CDS encoding HPr family phosphocarrier protein translates to MLSKTLTVVNPSGLHLRPAGVLSQTAMKFKSDVIIEYGEKRIVAKSVLNVMAAGIKCGTEIKLICEGEDEAAAMKTMTEAIESGLGEM, encoded by the coding sequence ATGTTATCAAAAACACTGACCGTAGTAAATCCATCAGGACTTCATTTAAGACCAGCAGGAGTTCTTTCTCAGACAGCAATGAAATTTAAATCCGATGTAATCATCGAATATGGAGAGAAGAGAATCGTAGCAAAGAGCGTGTTAAACGTTATGGCAGCCGGAATTAAGTGTGGAACAGAGATCAAATTAATCTGTGAAGGCGAAGATGAGGCAGCTGCAATGAAAACCATGACGGAAGCAATTGAAAGCGGACTTGGAGAAATGTAA
- a CDS encoding epoxyqueuosine reductase QueH: protein MNQRNYQKELDQIIAGLEEQGKVPRLLLHSCCAPCSSYVLEYLSRYFEITVYFYNPNIDQPMEYKRRVKEQERLIASMDFIHPVTLETGAYEPEEFHRIVRGLEREPEGGARCFKCYELRLQEAAKVAQAGRFDYFTTTLSISPLKNAEKLNEIGEKLAKEYRVAYLPSDFKKKNGFKRSVELSEKYGLYRQDYCGCNYSQKETQELSEIS, encoded by the coding sequence ATGAACCAGAGGAATTATCAGAAGGAATTGGATCAGATCATTGCAGGATTAGAGGAACAGGGAAAGGTTCCCAGGCTGCTTTTACACAGCTGTTGTGCGCCTTGCAGCAGTTATGTGCTGGAATATTTATCCCGCTATTTTGAAATAACTGTGTATTTCTATAATCCCAATATAGATCAGCCGATGGAATACAAAAGACGGGTGAAAGAGCAGGAAAGGCTCATTGCATCTATGGATTTTATTCATCCTGTAACTTTGGAAACAGGAGCTTATGAACCGGAAGAATTTCACCGGATTGTGAGAGGTCTTGAAAGGGAGCCGGAAGGCGGCGCCAGATGTTTTAAATGCTATGAACTACGCCTCCAGGAGGCTGCAAAGGTTGCTCAGGCCGGGCGCTTCGATTATTTCACCACCACTCTGTCCATAAGCCCTTTAAAGAATGCGGAAAAGCTCAATGAGATCGGTGAGAAGCTTGCAAAGGAGTATCGTGTTGCTTATCTTCCCTCTGATTTCAAGAAAAAAAATGGATTTAAGCGTTCTGTAGAGCTTTCTGAGAAATACGGTCTATACAGGCAGGATTACTGCGGCTGTAACTATTCCCAGAAAGAAACGCAGGAGCTTTCGGAAATTTCTTAG
- a CDS encoding formate/nitrite transporter family protein, translated as MKKREYSPMKTFVNAIIAGIAISIGGVIYLTLENHIAGSFLFSIGLFTIYTFGFNLFTGKVCYIVNERPSYLLTILIVYIGNFIGTAGSGIVFRHTKLAKLIDHTMELVIMKLADTLFSTFIMAVMCGIMMCIAVIGYQTIKDGIGKYLALVMPVMVFILSGYEHSIADMFYFTMGNAWNAKAFLYILVISAGNLVGGSLIPLAKKYLSEEASLLH; from the coding sequence ATAAAGAAAAGGGAGTATTCACCAATGAAAACATTTGTTAACGCGATAATAGCCGGGATTGCCATCAGTATAGGCGGAGTGATTTATTTAACTCTCGAAAATCATATCGCTGGTTCTTTTTTATTTTCAATCGGATTATTTACCATTTATACCTTTGGATTTAATCTGTTCACAGGAAAGGTGTGTTATATTGTTAACGAAAGGCCGTCCTACTTATTAACAATACTTATTGTATACATAGGGAATTTTATAGGAACTGCAGGATCTGGGATTGTATTCAGACATACCAAACTGGCCAAGCTCATAGATCACACAATGGAACTAGTGATTATGAAGCTGGCGGATACCCTGTTCAGCACTTTTATCATGGCAGTCATGTGCGGTATTATGATGTGCATCGCAGTGATTGGCTATCAAACAATAAAAGACGGGATTGGAAAATATTTAGCTTTAGTCATGCCGGTCATGGTATTTATTCTTTCCGGTTATGAACACAGCATTGCAGATATGTTTTATTTTACTATGGGAAATGCCTGGAATGCAAAAGCATTCCTGTATATTCTGGTTATCTCTGCGGGAAATTTGGTAGGAGGAAGCCTCATTCCTTTGGCAAAAAAATATCTTAGCGAAGAGGCATCCCTCCTCCATTAG
- a CDS encoding diacylglycerol/lipid kinase family protein: MKKILFIFNPRSGKAQIRNKLMDILDIFAKAGYELLVHVTQRTGDAMEAAAAYGESVDLVVCSGGDGTLNETISGLMKLDNIPNLGYIPAGSTNDFASSLKISKSMVKAAEAAVFGEPFPIDIGCFCGDRHFVYIAAFGAFTEVSYLTPQDKKNVLGHQAYMLEGMKSLASIQSYEMRIECGECPEGVGKKEEMILEGEFIFGMITNTMSVGGFKGLVTQDVALDDGEFEVLLIRTPKTPLDLTNIINYMFLKEEPNEYVHKFRTRSLKILSKEPIDWVLDGEFGGTRREVNIINLKKRIRIMRKTPKKQ; this comes from the coding sequence ATGAAAAAGATTCTATTTATATTTAATCCGCGTTCCGGGAAGGCTCAGATCAGGAATAAGCTGATGGATATCCTGGATATTTTTGCAAAGGCCGGCTATGAATTGTTGGTTCATGTGACACAGCGGACAGGTGATGCAATGGAGGCTGCTGCAGCATACGGGGAAAGTGTTGATCTGGTTGTGTGCAGCGGAGGAGACGGGACTTTGAATGAAACCATAAGCGGTCTCATGAAATTGGATAATATCCCAAACCTGGGATATATCCCTGCCGGTTCCACCAATGATTTTGCTTCCAGCTTAAAGATTTCCAAAAGCATGGTAAAAGCGGCGGAAGCGGCTGTTTTTGGCGAGCCTTTTCCCATTGATATCGGCTGTTTCTGCGGGGACAGGCACTTTGTGTATATTGCAGCGTTCGGGGCCTTTACAGAGGTTTCTTATTTAACCCCTCAGGATAAGAAGAATGTCCTGGGGCATCAGGCGTATATGCTGGAAGGAATGAAGAGCCTGGCTTCCATACAGTCCTATGAGATGCGGATTGAGTGTGGAGAGTGTCCTGAGGGCGTGGGCAAGAAAGAGGAAATGATACTGGAGGGGGAGTTTATTTTCGGCATGATTACCAATACCATGAGCGTCGGGGGTTTTAAAGGGCTTGTGACTCAGGATGTGGCTCTTGACGACGGTGAATTTGAAGTGCTGTTGATACGAACACCCAAAACTCCTCTGGATTTGACCAACATCATTAATTACATGTTTTTGAAGGAAGAACCAAATGAATACGTCCATAAATTTCGGACAAGGTCTTTGAAAATTCTCTCAAAAGAGCCTATTGACTGGGTATTAGATGGGGAATTCGGCGGGACCAGGAGGGAAGTAAATATCATAAATTTAAAGAAAAGAATCCGTATTATGAGAAAAACGCCGAAAAAGCAATAA
- the rpoD gene encoding RNA polymerase sigma factor RpoD: MEKDNFLDKLGKLVELAKTKQNALDVTEINNFFMGEELTTEQMDQIYTYLENRGVDVIPVIDDSVLTDDVLMSDDLLLDDDLDDGFKEMDEEDIDLDAIDLLDGIGTEDPVRMYLKEIGTVPLLNAEEELRLAKRKADGDDDAKERLIEANLRLVVSIAKRYTGRGMSFLDLVQEGNLGLIKGVEKFDYTKGYKLSTYATWWIRQSVTRALADQARTIRVPVHMVETINKMSKMQRKLTLELGYEPSVSELAEALDMTEDKVMEIMQIAREPASLETPIGEEDDSNLGDFVADNNVVTPEGNVESVMLREHIDALLGDLKERERQVIVLRFGLEDGHPRTLEEVGKEFNVTRERIRQIEAKALRKLRNPVRSKRIRDFL, encoded by the coding sequence GTGGAAAAGGATAATTTTTTAGATAAGCTTGGAAAACTGGTCGAACTTGCAAAAACGAAGCAAAATGCGTTGGACGTAACGGAGATTAATAACTTCTTTATGGGGGAAGAACTGACAACAGAGCAGATGGATCAGATTTATACGTACCTGGAGAATCGCGGCGTAGACGTGATCCCGGTCATTGACGATTCCGTTTTAACTGATGATGTGCTCATGTCAGACGACCTGCTTTTGGATGATGATCTTGATGACGGCTTTAAGGAAATGGATGAAGAAGATATTGATCTTGACGCCATTGACTTGCTGGACGGCATCGGAACGGAAGACCCTGTCCGCATGTACCTGAAGGAAATTGGCACGGTGCCACTTTTGAATGCAGAGGAAGAACTGCGCCTTGCTAAGAGAAAAGCGGATGGTGATGATGATGCCAAAGAGCGCTTGATCGAAGCAAACCTTCGCCTTGTAGTCAGCATAGCAAAGCGTTATACAGGCCGTGGAATGAGTTTCCTTGATTTGGTTCAGGAAGGAAATTTAGGCCTTATTAAAGGCGTGGAAAAATTTGATTATACCAAAGGTTATAAATTAAGTACATATGCTACCTGGTGGATACGCCAGTCTGTAACCAGAGCCCTTGCAGACCAGGCCAGAACAATCCGTGTGCCTGTGCATATGGTGGAAACGATTAATAAGATGTCTAAGATGCAGAGAAAGCTGACTCTTGAGCTTGGATATGAGCCGTCTGTTTCAGAACTGGCGGAAGCTCTTGACATGACAGAAGATAAGGTTATGGAGATCATGCAGATCGCCAGAGAACCTGCATCCCTTGAAACTCCTATTGGTGAGGAAGATGATTCCAACCTGGGAGATTTCGTGGCTGATAATAATGTTGTGACTCCGGAAGGTAACGTAGAATCCGTTATGCTGAGAGAGCACATTGATGCTCTTCTTGGAGATTTAAAGGAGAGAGAACGTCAGGTGATCGTACTCAGATTTGGATTAGAGGATGGCCATCCCCGTACTTTGGAAGAAGTTGGAAAAGAGTTTAATGTTACCCGGGAGCGTATCAGGCAGATAGAAGCGAAGGCTCTTAGAAAGCTAAGAAATCCTGTTCGCAGTAAAAGGATCAGGGATTTCCTATAG
- a CDS encoding glutamate synthase subunit beta: protein MGKPTGFLEYSRKTGKAVDPKARIKNYNEFHLPLSEKEQKCQGARCMDCGVPFCQSGMILKGMVSGCPLNNLIPEWNELVYTGTWQQAYNRLKKTNSFPEFTARVCPAPCEAACTCGLNGDPVSIKENEYAIIERAYESGIAGPIPPKIRTGKKVAVIGSGPAGLAAADQLNKRGHSVTVLEREDRIGGLLMYGIPNMKLEKLVIDRKVEIMKQEGVTFLTGTDIGKNQKAKDLLKEYDRIILACGASNPRDLKVPGRDGEGIYFAVDFLKSTTKSLLNSNLQDNSYISSKGKHVIVIGGGDTGNDCVGTAIRHGCASVTQLEMMPKLPEKRTPDNSWPEWPKVMKIDYGQEESIAVFGKDPRVYQTTVKEFIKDKSGKVVKAVLMGLEPKTDEKTGRINMEPVAGSEREVPTDIVLIAAGFLGAQTYVADAFGVKLNGRSNVETEDGKYKTNVDKVFAAGDMRRGQSLVVWAIREGREVAKEVDKSLMGYSNLA from the coding sequence ATGGGAAAGCCAACAGGATTTTTAGAATACAGCAGAAAAACAGGAAAAGCGGTAGACCCCAAGGCTCGTATTAAGAATTATAACGAGTTTCACCTGCCTCTTTCTGAAAAAGAACAAAAATGCCAGGGTGCGCGCTGCATGGACTGCGGCGTCCCCTTCTGCCAGTCCGGCATGATCTTAAAGGGCATGGTTTCCGGCTGTCCCCTTAACAATCTGATCCCGGAATGGAATGAGCTTGTATACACCGGGACATGGCAGCAGGCCTACAACAGGCTGAAAAAAACCAATAGTTTTCCGGAATTTACCGCCAGGGTGTGCCCGGCTCCCTGTGAAGCCGCATGTACCTGCGGGTTAAACGGAGACCCGGTGAGCATCAAGGAAAATGAGTATGCCATCATTGAACGCGCTTATGAAAGCGGCATAGCAGGTCCGATCCCGCCAAAGATCCGCACCGGGAAAAAAGTAGCCGTCATCGGTTCCGGTCCCGCAGGTCTGGCGGCAGCCGATCAACTGAACAAACGGGGGCACAGTGTTACCGTATTGGAAAGAGAGGACCGAATAGGTGGTCTGCTCATGTATGGGATCCCCAACATGAAGCTGGAAAAACTTGTGATAGACCGGAAGGTGGAGATCATGAAGCAGGAAGGAGTGACGTTCCTGACAGGCACCGATATCGGAAAAAACCAGAAGGCCAAAGATCTGTTAAAGGAATATGACCGCATCATCCTGGCTTGCGGGGCTTCCAATCCAAGGGACCTAAAGGTTCCGGGAAGAGATGGGGAAGGAATTTATTTTGCAGTGGATTTCTTAAAGTCCACCACAAAAAGCCTGCTGAATTCCAACTTACAGGATAACAGCTATATTTCCTCAAAAGGAAAGCATGTCATCGTCATCGGCGGCGGTGACACCGGAAACGACTGTGTGGGAACGGCCATCCGCCATGGATGTGCTTCTGTCACCCAGCTTGAGATGATGCCAAAGCTGCCTGAAAAAAGAACTCCTGATAATAGCTGGCCCGAATGGCCGAAAGTAATGAAAATCGATTACGGCCAGGAAGAATCCATCGCCGTATTCGGAAAGGATCCCAGGGTTTATCAGACAACGGTAAAGGAGTTTATTAAAGATAAGTCCGGCAAAGTAGTCAAAGCCGTGCTCATGGGACTGGAGCCTAAAACAGATGAAAAAACCGGCCGCATAAACATGGAACCAGTAGCCGGCAGTGAAAGAGAAGTTCCCACCGATATTGTTTTAATTGCAGCAGGATTTCTGGGCGCCCAGACTTACGTCGCTGATGCTTTTGGCGTGAAATTAAACGGCAGAAGTAATGTGGAGACAGAAGACGGGAAATATAAGACGAATGTAGATAAAGTGTTTGCAGCCGGTGATATGCGCCGGGGACAATCGCTGGTAGTCTGGGCGATCAGAGAAGGCCGGGAAGTGGCCAAGGAAGTTGATAAGAGTTTAATGGGGTACTCCAACCTGGCTTAG